From Daphnia pulicaria isolate SC F1-1A chromosome 4, SC_F0-13Bv2, whole genome shotgun sequence, one genomic window encodes:
- the LOC124337039 gene encoding gonadotropin-releasing hormone receptor-like gives MVQTTMTAFINQSDPNILIPYVITSKDFRDNSSLLEEAPTLTTSASVKATVLCVMAVASLIGNLATLISIAVSKKGTSSSLYTLLFQLAISDLLVSVWCLSGEAAWTYTVEWKGGQFLCKTFKFSQVFSLYLSTSTMVLIGFDRLRAIRRPISHRSCLKPICVAWILSAVLASPQFLIFRVLRGPFRELFYQCVTYGFYTEEWQEQLYTVFSLLTMFVIPLIVLIGCYVCIFCTIAIEKERAFVIRAPHPSMERWPAESAAVSHFRTRDQQHRQHSPQRHQHTSFNRRRNNIFKRAKMKSLRISIIIVTAFVICWAPYYFMMITFIFLNPDDKLGEDMQSAIFFFGMSNSLVNPLIYGAFHLWQPNIGRSRKLPGSFSTAFTDSVRAGLIVGQRRRPAEPAADNAVEVHPEPVDSASIHMTHKRCSLHRQNRPHPCRYRTSTTSF, from the exons ATGGTTCAAACAACAATGACCGCGTTCATCAATCAAAGTGACCCGAACATCCTCATTCCATATGTCATAACATCAAAGGATTTCCGCGATAATTCTTCACTGCTGGAAGAAGCTCCGACTTTGACTACGAGCGCCTCGGTAAAGGCGACCGTCCTGTGCGTCATGGCCGTCGCTTCTCTGATTGGAAACTTGGCGACTCTAATTAGCATCGCCGTATCGAAGAAGGGCACCAGCAGCTCACTGTACACTCTCCTTTTTCAG TTGGCCATCTCGGACCTTTTGGTAAG CGTGTGGTGCTTATCTGGCGAAGCCGCTTGGACTTATACGGTCGAATGGAAGGGAGGACAATTCCTGTGTAaaactttcaaattttcccAG GTTTTCAGCTTGTACCTTTCGACCTCAACGATG GTCCTGATAGGATTTGACCGCCTGAGAGCCATCCGTCGACCGATAAGCCATCGATCGTGTTTAAAGCCGATCTGCGTCGCTTGGATACTTAGCGCGGTGTTAGCTTCTCCTCAG TTTCTCATTTTCCGTGTGTTGAGAGGGCCGTTCCGCGAATTGTTTTATCAATGCGTAACTTACGGTTTTTACACCGAAGAATGGCAGGAGCAGCTGTACACCGTCTTCAGTCTCCTCACCAT GTTTGTTATCCCATTAATAGTCCTGATTGGTTGCTACGTCTGCATCTTCTGCACAATTGCAA TAGAAAAAGAGCGCGCGTTCGTCATCCGCGCGCCGCATCCGTCGATGGAGCGCTGGCCGGCCGAGAGCGCAGCAGTGTCTCATTTCCGAACGAGAGATCAGCAACATCGCCAGCATTCTCCGCAGCGACACCAGCACACGAGCTTTAACAGGCGACGCAACAACATCTTCAAAAGAGCAAAAATGAAATCGCT GCGAATTTCTATCATCATCGTCACAGCATTCGTCATCTGCTGGGCTCCGTATTACTTCATGATGATCACTTTCATCTTTCTCAATCCTGACGATAAG TTGGGCGAGGACATGCAGTCGGCCATATTCTTTTTTGGCATGAGCAATTCACTTGTCAATCCTCTCATCTACGGAGCCTTCCATCTATGGCAGCCCAATATCGGCAGAAGTCGAAAGCTTCCCGGCTCCTTCTCCACTGCCTTTAC AGATAGTGTACGAGCAGGACTAATAGTCGGACAAAGGCGTCGCCCAGCAGAACCAGCTGCCGACAATGCTGTTGAGGTACATCCGGAGCCGGTGGACTCCGCCTCGATTCACATGACGCACAAGCGCTGCTCGTTGCATCGTCAAAATCGCCCGCATCCATGCCGATATCGGACGTCCACAACTAGCTTCTGA